A window of Streptomyces marispadix contains these coding sequences:
- a CDS encoding enolase C-terminal domain-like protein: protein MNGPSTGGRRTERTPAADGPRVEAVEATVHTVPTDVPEADGTLAWDATTLVLVRVRSGAVTGLGWTYGAPAVAQVVREQLAGLVRGGSAWDVPAANEAMSRAVRNSGRPGLIACAISAVDIALWDLKARLLELPLVSLLGAAREDVPVYGSGGFTRYGREQQDSQLRSWVEESGIPRVKIKIGESRGAAEERDRARVTRARASVGAGTELYADANGAYSRKQSVRVAAHLDAEGVTWFEEPVSSDDTDGLAQVRAAVAPDVAAGEYGWTTHSFRQLIEAGAVDCLQADATRCGGITVWLRAAALAEANGLEISGHCAPHVHAHAAASVPNLRHLEWFHDHVRIEEQLFGDTLDPGGGTLRPGEQGGAPGLGLELRAYEARRSRTG, encoded by the coding sequence ATGAACGGGCCCTCCACGGGCGGTCGTCGGACGGAGCGCACCCCGGCGGCGGACGGGCCCCGCGTCGAGGCGGTCGAGGCGACCGTGCACACCGTCCCGACCGATGTGCCCGAAGCCGACGGCACGCTGGCCTGGGACGCGACGACCCTCGTCCTCGTGAGGGTCCGCTCCGGCGCCGTGACCGGCCTCGGCTGGACCTACGGCGCCCCCGCCGTGGCACAGGTCGTACGGGAGCAGCTCGCCGGACTGGTACGCGGCGGAAGCGCATGGGACGTCCCCGCCGCCAACGAGGCGATGAGCCGTGCGGTACGCAACTCCGGCCGCCCCGGCCTGATCGCCTGCGCCATCTCGGCCGTGGACATCGCGCTGTGGGACCTCAAGGCCCGGCTGCTGGAACTGCCCCTCGTAAGCCTCCTCGGCGCGGCACGCGAAGACGTCCCCGTGTACGGCAGCGGCGGCTTCACCAGGTACGGCCGCGAACAGCAGGACAGTCAACTGCGTTCCTGGGTCGAGGAGTCGGGCATTCCCCGCGTCAAAATCAAGATCGGTGAGTCGCGGGGCGCGGCCGAGGAGCGTGACCGTGCGCGCGTGACGCGGGCACGGGCGAGCGTCGGCGCGGGCACGGAGCTGTACGCCGACGCCAACGGCGCCTACTCCCGTAAGCAGTCGGTCCGTGTCGCCGCCCACCTTGACGCGGAGGGCGTCACCTGGTTCGAGGAGCCGGTCTCCTCGGACGATACGGACGGGCTGGCGCAGGTGCGTGCGGCTGTGGCCCCCGACGTGGCCGCGGGCGAATACGGCTGGACGACCCACTCCTTCAGGCAACTGATCGAGGCCGGTGCGGTCGACTGCCTCCAGGCCGACGCCACGCGCTGCGGAGGCATCACCGTGTGGCTGCGTGCCGCGGCGCTCGCCGAGGCGAACGGGCTGGAGATCTCCGGGCATTGCGCGCCCCACGTACACGCGCACGCCGCCGCGTCGGTCCCGAACCTGCGGCATCTGGAGTGGTTCCACGACCACGTACGGATCGAGGAACAGCTCTTCGGCGACACCCTCGATCCCGGCGGCGGGACGCTGCGACCGGGCGAGCAGGGCGGGGCACCCGGGCTCGGCCTGGAGCTGCGCGCGTACGAGGCCCGTCGATCTCGCACCGGTTGA
- a CDS encoding glycoside hydrolase family 15 protein: MPLDDPPRALRDYAFIADGERGALIGQSGEICWLCAPRWHDGAVFSTLIGGSGVYAVTPKGRFVPGGHYETGSLIWRSRWITEHGIVECREALAFPGEPGRLVLLRRILAREGPAHVTVRLRPRAAYGREPLREVSRDQDGVWHGRTGPLRLRWSGCENAVLRERHADGAELTAELDLGAGTRHDLVLEIGTGAPHSAPPSASRVWESTEAAWAHTVPPLDHTAAPGDARQAYALLRGMTGGGGMVAAATTSLPERAEEGRDYDYRYVWVRDQSIAGQAVAAAGPHELLDDAARFVTARLHADGPRMAPAYTVDGDSVPAQRRLGLPGYPGGYDRIGNRAGGQFQLDAFGEALLLLAAAARHGRLDADGWHAAAIAAGAVARRRHEPDAGIWELEPRAWTHSRLVCAAGLRRIAAVAPHGPYAGRAREWEALADAVTADAAAEALHPDGHWQRAPDDPAPDAALLLPPLRGALPGDDPRTRATLRTYARKLTDGHFAYRFRHDERPLREAEGAFLLCGFVMALAEHQQGHEVEAYRWFERNRAACGAAGLYSEEYDIVQRQLRGNLPQAFVHALLLESAAVLASGDGHSGRRRT; this comes from the coding sequence ATGCCACTTGACGATCCGCCGCGAGCACTGCGCGACTACGCCTTCATCGCCGACGGCGAGCGTGGCGCCCTGATCGGCCAGAGCGGCGAGATCTGCTGGCTGTGCGCTCCGCGCTGGCACGACGGCGCCGTCTTCTCGACCCTCATCGGCGGCTCCGGTGTCTACGCGGTGACACCGAAGGGCCGGTTCGTGCCCGGCGGGCACTACGAGACGGGCTCGCTCATCTGGCGCAGCCGCTGGATCACCGAGCACGGCATCGTCGAGTGCCGCGAGGCGCTGGCGTTCCCCGGCGAGCCCGGACGGCTGGTGCTGCTGCGCCGCATCCTGGCGAGGGAGGGCCCCGCCCATGTGACGGTCCGTCTGCGTCCTCGCGCCGCATACGGCAGGGAGCCGCTGCGGGAGGTCTCGCGCGACCAGGACGGAGTGTGGCACGGACGCACCGGGCCGCTGCGTCTGCGGTGGTCGGGATGCGAGAACGCCGTGCTGCGCGAACGGCACGCGGACGGCGCCGAGTTGACCGCGGAGCTGGACCTTGGCGCCGGGACCCGCCACGACCTCGTCCTTGAGATCGGCACAGGCGCGCCGCACTCCGCACCGCCCTCTGCCTCCCGCGTGTGGGAGAGCACCGAGGCCGCCTGGGCGCATACTGTCCCGCCGCTGGACCACACCGCAGCTCCCGGCGACGCCAGGCAGGCGTACGCACTGCTGCGCGGAATGACCGGAGGCGGCGGCATGGTCGCGGCGGCCACCACGAGCCTGCCCGAACGCGCCGAGGAGGGACGCGACTACGACTACCGCTATGTGTGGGTCCGCGACCAGTCCATCGCGGGGCAGGCCGTGGCGGCGGCGGGCCCTCACGAACTCCTCGACGACGCGGCCCGGTTCGTCACCGCACGGCTGCACGCGGACGGCCCGCGCATGGCGCCCGCCTACACCGTCGACGGAGACTCTGTGCCCGCTCAGCGGCGGCTCGGCCTGCCCGGCTATCCCGGCGGCTACGACCGGATCGGCAACCGAGCCGGAGGCCAGTTCCAACTCGACGCCTTCGGCGAGGCGTTGCTGCTTCTCGCCGCTGCCGCACGCCACGGACGCCTCGACGCCGACGGCTGGCACGCGGCCGCGATCGCCGCCGGGGCCGTCGCCCGCAGAAGGCATGAACCGGACGCGGGGATATGGGAGTTGGAGCCGCGCGCCTGGACGCACAGCAGGCTCGTCTGCGCGGCGGGACTTCGCCGCATCGCCGCAGTGGCACCGCACGGGCCGTACGCCGGCCGCGCCCGCGAATGGGAGGCTCTCGCCGACGCCGTCACCGCCGACGCCGCCGCCGAGGCGCTGCACCCGGACGGCCACTGGCAGCGTGCGCCGGACGACCCCGCGCCGGACGCGGCGCTGCTGCTGCCGCCGCTGCGCGGCGCCCTGCCGGGCGACGACCCCCGTACGCGGGCGACCCTGCGCACCTATGCGCGGAAGCTGACCGACGGCCACTTCGCCTACCGTTTCCGCCACGACGAGCGGCCCCTGCGGGAAGCCGAAGGAGCCTTCCTGCTCTGCGGGTTCGTCATGGCGCTCGCCGAGCACCAGCAGGGCCACGAGGTGGAGGCGTACCGGTGGTTCGAACGCAATCGCGCGGCCTGCGGGGCGGCGGGCCTGTACTCGGAGGAGTACGACATCGTCCAGCGCCAGCTACGGGGCAACCTCCCGCAGGCGTTCGTACACGCACTGCTGCTGGAGAGCGCGGCGGTTCTGGCCTCCGGAGACGGGCACAGCGGAAGGCGGCGTACGTGA
- a CDS encoding SDR family oxidoreductase: protein MALTVVITGASAGIGRATARMFGARGADVALIARGWAGLQAAADEVEESGARALPLRADVADHRQVEHAAEAAEEALGPIDVWVNSAFTSVFAPFTEIEPDEYARVTDVTYLGFVNGTRAALKRMVPRDHGTVVQVGSALGDRSVPLQSAYCGAKHAVNGFTSSIRTELRHRRSRVHITVVQMPAVNTPQFSWVRSRLPDHPQPVPPVYQPEVAARAVLHAADRPRRKQYYVGASTLATVLANKAAPALLDRYLARTGFDSQQERGLRQETREGNLWHPADAAPGTDHGAHGVFDDRAHARSPQAALARRPALVSGALAGAAAGAAGLVAWRRRGRRPGTAAPWERAG, encoded by the coding sequence ATGGCTCTCACGGTCGTGATCACCGGAGCGAGCGCGGGCATCGGCCGTGCGACCGCGCGCATGTTCGGGGCACGGGGAGCGGACGTGGCGCTGATCGCCCGCGGCTGGGCAGGACTACAGGCCGCCGCGGACGAGGTCGAGGAGAGCGGCGCCCGTGCGCTGCCGCTGCGTGCGGACGTGGCCGACCACCGTCAGGTGGAGCACGCGGCCGAGGCGGCGGAGGAGGCGCTGGGGCCGATCGACGTATGGGTCAACTCGGCCTTCACCTCCGTCTTCGCGCCGTTCACCGAGATCGAGCCCGACGAGTACGCCCGCGTCACGGATGTGACGTATCTGGGCTTCGTGAACGGTACGAGAGCGGCGCTGAAGCGGATGGTGCCGAGGGACCACGGGACCGTGGTGCAGGTCGGCTCGGCGCTCGGGGACCGGTCCGTGCCGTTGCAGTCGGCCTACTGCGGGGCGAAGCACGCCGTCAACGGGTTCACGTCGAGCATCCGTACGGAGCTGCGGCACCGGCGCAGCCGTGTCCACATCACCGTCGTGCAGATGCCCGCGGTCAACACCCCGCAGTTCTCCTGGGTCCGCTCCCGGCTGCCGGATCATCCCCAGCCGGTGCCGCCGGTCTACCAGCCGGAGGTCGCCGCCCGTGCCGTGCTGCACGCCGCGGACCGGCCACGGCGCAAGCAGTACTACGTGGGGGCCTCGACGCTGGCGACGGTCCTCGCGAACAAGGCGGCACCCGCCCTGCTGGACCGCTATCTGGCACGTACCGGCTTCGACTCGCAGCAGGAGCGGGGGCTGCGGCAGGAGACACGCGAGGGAAACCTCTGGCACCCGGCCGACGCCGCCCCCGGCACCGATCACGGGGCGCACGGCGTCTTCGACGACAGGGCACATGCGCGCTCCCCGCAGGCGGCGCTCGCCCGGCGCCCGGCGCTGGTGTCGGGGGCGCTCGCGGGGGCCGCGGCCGGGGCGGCGGGCCTGGTGGCGTGGCGGAGGCGAGGGCGGCGGCCCGGGACGGCAGCGCCGTGGGAACGGGCAGGGTGA
- a CDS encoding ATP-binding protein, with translation MEFHGRSADLDLLAREFGIVADATGPTRGRAVIMTGRRRVGKSRLAQEFCDRSGAPYVVFQATRGRNPAAEWDDFTAALAQSALPGAELVSGLRAGDWNQALRSLALAVPDGTPSIAVIDEVPWLVEQDQEFEGALQTVWDRHLSAKPVLLLLVGSDMSTMEALQSYGRPFFGRAAKMTVQPLNVADVRSMTGLDAADAVDASLITGGFPEIVQSWRRGASRTDFLRESVANPLSPLLAAGELTLLGEFPEASRSRAVLEAIGSGERTFGAIAAQAGGTGALPSGTLSPLLNTLQSKRVVAVDLPLSVKPDSKNKRYRVADPYLRFWLAFLQRSIPLIERGRGDLALERIERSWTTWRGRAIEPFIRESLLRLAPRAWPGTEAVGGWWNRQNNPEVDLVGADREPVAAHVHFAGSVKWLETQAFGRREYEALVRDAAAVPGTTEDTPLVAVSRCGVEDGLPLAASWGPEDLVRAWQPS, from the coding sequence ATGGAGTTTCACGGCCGCAGCGCGGATCTCGACCTGCTGGCACGGGAGTTCGGGATCGTCGCGGACGCCACCGGACCCACCCGGGGAAGGGCCGTGATCATGACGGGCCGCCGGAGGGTCGGGAAGTCGAGGCTGGCCCAGGAGTTCTGCGACCGTTCCGGTGCGCCCTACGTGGTCTTCCAGGCGACACGGGGGCGCAACCCCGCGGCCGAGTGGGACGACTTCACCGCCGCCCTGGCCCAGTCGGCGCTGCCCGGCGCCGAGCTGGTGTCCGGCCTGCGCGCGGGCGACTGGAACCAGGCGCTGCGCTCCCTGGCGCTGGCCGTCCCCGACGGCACCCCGAGCATCGCGGTGATCGACGAAGTGCCGTGGCTGGTCGAGCAGGACCAGGAGTTCGAGGGCGCCCTCCAGACCGTCTGGGACCGGCACCTCTCCGCGAAACCGGTGCTGCTGCTGCTGGTCGGCAGCGACATGTCGACGATGGAGGCGCTCCAGTCCTACGGCCGTCCCTTCTTCGGCAGGGCGGCGAAGATGACCGTGCAGCCGCTGAACGTGGCCGACGTACGGTCGATGACCGGACTGGACGCCGCCGACGCGGTGGACGCGTCACTGATCACGGGAGGCTTCCCGGAGATCGTCCAGTCCTGGCGGCGGGGAGCGAGCCGTACGGACTTCCTGCGGGAGTCGGTCGCCAACCCCCTCTCGCCGCTGCTCGCCGCGGGCGAACTCACGCTGCTGGGAGAGTTCCCCGAGGCGTCGCGGTCGCGGGCGGTGCTGGAGGCGATCGGCAGCGGCGAGCGGACGTTCGGCGCCATCGCCGCACAGGCCGGCGGTACCGGCGCGCTCCCGTCGGGAACGCTCTCGCCGCTGCTGAACACGCTCCAGAGCAAGCGGGTCGTGGCCGTCGACCTCCCGCTCTCCGTCAAACCGGACAGCAAGAACAAGCGCTACCGCGTGGCAGACCCGTATCTGCGGTTCTGGCTCGCCTTCCTCCAGCGCAGCATCCCCCTCATCGAACGCGGCCGAGGCGATCTGGCCCTGGAACGCATCGAGCGTTCCTGGACGACGTGGCGCGGCCGGGCGATCGAGCCCTTCATAAGGGAGTCGCTGCTGCGCCTGGCGCCGCGCGCCTGGCCCGGGACGGAGGCCGTGGGCGGCTGGTGGAACCGGCAGAACAACCCCGAGGTGGATCTGGTCGGCGCGGACCGCGAACCCGTCGCCGCACACGTGCACTTCGCGGGTTCGGTGAAGTGGCTGGAGACGCAGGCGTTCGGGCGGCGCGAGTACGAGGCGCTGGTCCGCGACGCGGCCGCCGTTCCCGGCACCACGGAGGACACCCCGCTGGTGGCCGTGTCACGGTGCGGCGTGGAGGACGGCCTGCCGCTCGCGGCGAGCTGGGGTCCGGAGGACCTCGTCCGGGCCTGGCAGCCGAGCTGA
- a CDS encoding molybdopterin-dependent oxidoreductase codes for MQADDHPANGDGTPERGGKPPARGGDPARARGDEPLPHADEPPAHGDEPPPHGDEPPPHGGELPPRSGGPAGNSRPANASRHRPPPGPTRPAFWRSPLRGPWLTSVFGLVLLVGITVLFVTGLLSYAAYNPGLGPPNDKTPDKGWLGFYLFPWPTDPPWLYRLNQGVHVTLGVVLVPVLLAKLWSVVPKLFTWPPVRSLGHALERLSLLLLVGGALFEFATGLLDVQLDYVFPGSFYTLHFYGAWVFIGAFVVHIAFRIPVMVRALRSRDLRAELRTPARRTEPESQVADPTGLVAPEPAPATMSRRGALGMVGAGSLVLFAVTAGQSVGGSLRETAVLAPRHTDPAPGPNGFQINKTARARGIRASDIGDRWRLTVRAGGQEKVLTRQQLLDLPQHTAALPIACVEGWSTEDQQWSGVRLRTLAALVGLSEDEAPDVFVESAQRGGSFGSAGLRDNQVRDPRSLLALRVNGADLSPDHGYPARVIVPANPGVNNTKWVTRLTFGARS; via the coding sequence ATGCAGGCCGACGACCACCCGGCGAACGGCGACGGAACCCCGGAGCGGGGCGGCAAGCCCCCGGCGCGAGGCGGCGACCCCGCGCGGGCGCGGGGCGACGAACCCCTGCCCCACGCCGACGAACCCCCGGCCCATGGCGACGAACCCCCGCCCCATGGCGACGAACCCCCGCCGCACGGTGGCGAACTGCCGCCGCGCAGCGGCGGACCCGCGGGGAACTCCCGCCCGGCGAACGCGTCCCGGCACCGGCCGCCGCCGGGACCCACCCGCCCCGCCTTCTGGCGCAGCCCGCTGCGCGGACCATGGCTGACCTCGGTGTTCGGGCTGGTGCTGCTCGTCGGAATCACCGTGCTGTTCGTGACGGGACTGCTCTCCTACGCCGCCTACAACCCGGGCCTCGGGCCGCCCAACGACAAGACCCCCGACAAGGGCTGGCTCGGCTTCTATCTCTTCCCCTGGCCGACCGACCCGCCGTGGCTCTACCGCCTCAACCAGGGCGTACACGTCACCCTCGGGGTCGTACTGGTTCCGGTGCTGCTGGCGAAGCTGTGGTCGGTCGTGCCGAAGCTGTTCACCTGGCCGCCGGTACGGTCCCTGGGCCACGCCCTGGAACGGCTGTCGCTGCTGCTGCTCGTGGGCGGCGCGCTCTTCGAGTTCGCCACCGGCCTGCTGGACGTGCAGCTCGACTACGTCTTCCCCGGCTCCTTCTACACCCTGCACTTCTACGGAGCGTGGGTCTTCATCGGCGCCTTCGTCGTCCACATCGCCTTCCGCATCCCCGTCATGGTGCGTGCGCTGCGCAGCCGGGACCTCCGTGCCGAGCTGCGCACGCCCGCACGCCGCACCGAACCGGAGTCCCAAGTGGCCGACCCGACCGGTCTGGTGGCCCCCGAACCCGCGCCCGCGACGATGTCGAGACGCGGCGCCCTGGGCATGGTGGGCGCGGGCTCGCTCGTGCTGTTCGCGGTGACCGCGGGTCAGAGCGTCGGCGGCTCGCTTCGGGAGACGGCGGTGCTGGCCCCGCGGCACACCGACCCGGCGCCCGGCCCCAACGGCTTCCAGATCAACAAGACCGCACGGGCCCGCGGCATCCGCGCCTCAGACATCGGCGACCGCTGGCGGCTGACGGTACGCGCCGGGGGACAGGAGAAGGTACTCACCCGGCAGCAGCTTCTGGACCTGCCGCAGCACACCGCCGCGCTGCCCATCGCCTGCGTGGAGGGCTGGTCCACGGAGGACCAGCAGTGGAGCGGCGTACGGCTGAGGACGCTGGCCGCCCTGGTGGGCCTGAGCGAGGACGAAGCACCGGACGTCTTCGTCGAATCGGCGCAACGCGGCGGCTCGTTCGGTTCGGCGGGCCTGCGCGACAACCAGGTGCGCGACCCGCGCTCGCTGCTCGCCCTGCGCGTCAACGGCGCGGATCTCTCACCCGACCACGGATATCCAGCGCGGGTCATCGTCCCGGCCAATCCCGGCGTCAACAACACCAAGTGGGTCACCCGTCTCACCTTCGGAGCACGGTCATGA
- a CDS encoding pyridoxamine 5'-phosphate oxidase family protein, with product MFAAEPDAVLGPFSSPGAQATPWASALAVLGEAEVFWLSTVRPDGRPHVTPLLGVWSLGGMCFTTGGQERKARNLERNPRCVLTTGTNALTGVDVVIEGVASEVDGRSEREQAVADFERKYGTHLTSPEGAWYGLGDSVIAGATRLYRVAPTVGFAFGKLPTSSQTRYTWPSP from the coding sequence ATGTTCGCCGCTGAACCGGATGCCGTGCTGGGGCCGTTCTCCTCTCCGGGAGCGCAAGCGACGCCGTGGGCATCGGCGTTGGCGGTCCTCGGTGAGGCGGAGGTGTTCTGGCTCTCCACGGTGCGGCCTGACGGGCGACCGCACGTGACGCCGTTGCTGGGGGTCTGGAGTCTGGGCGGCATGTGCTTCACCACGGGTGGCCAGGAGCGAAAGGCGCGGAATCTGGAGCGCAATCCCCGCTGTGTGCTGACGACTGGCACCAACGCCTTGACGGGTGTGGACGTCGTCATCGAGGGGGTCGCATCCGAAGTGGACGGGCGCTCCGAGCGTGAACAGGCCGTCGCGGACTTCGAGCGTAAATACGGCACGCATCTGACCAGTCCCGAGGGGGCCTGGTATGGGTTGGGCGACTCGGTCATCGCCGGCGCCACGAGGCTGTACCGAGTCGCGCCGACTGTCGGATTCGCGTTCGGCAAGCTGCCGACGTCCAGCCAGACTCGCTACACGTGGCCGAGCCCATGA